From the genome of Thermodesulfobacteriota bacterium, one region includes:
- a CDS encoding nucleoside recognition domain-containing protein codes for MGSNPHRLKTGVTAGITKGWSGFVWMLQIIIPISFFTSLLSYSGWMDSIDFMLQPLMTLLNLPSMAALPILVGILTGIYGGIASMVVLPLTGDQMTLVAVFLLIAHNLVQEGIVQAKSGIHPLKATLFRLIAAVITVIIVGRFLKPDTPAVMSQGISMAVTQPFMAMLKNWFVASFYLCLKMFVVIMALMILLGIMKSYSLIHHIARVIRPVLTAIGLNQKVGILWITAAVFGIAYGAAVIVEEAKEGHFNREELEKLHISIGINHAMVEDPTLFLALGLNAFWLWVPRLMAAILAVHLYAWWHRIKSR; via the coding sequence ATGGGTTCCAATCCACACAGGCTCAAAACAGGAGTAACAGCCGGCATCACCAAGGGGTGGAGTGGATTTGTCTGGATGTTGCAGATTATTATTCCCATCTCCTTTTTCACTTCACTTTTAAGCTACAGCGGCTGGATGGATAGCATCGATTTTATGTTACAGCCGTTGATGACCCTTTTAAATCTTCCATCAATGGCTGCTCTTCCGATTTTGGTTGGCATACTTACCGGAATTTATGGAGGTATTGCGTCCATGGTCGTGCTTCCCTTGACCGGCGATCAAATGACACTTGTTGCCGTTTTTCTCCTGATCGCCCACAACCTGGTCCAGGAGGGAATTGTGCAGGCCAAATCCGGTATTCATCCGTTAAAGGCCACCCTTTTCCGTCTCATTGCTGCGGTCATTACAGTGATCATTGTTGGCCGGTTTCTCAAGCCGGACACACCGGCAGTCATGTCGCAAGGCATATCCATGGCGGTCACCCAACCATTTATGGCCATGCTGAAAAACTGGTTTGTGGCCTCTTTTTATCTTTGCCTTAAGATGTTTGTGGTTATCATGGCCCTGATGATTCTTCTTGGAATAATGAAAAGCTATAGCCTCATTCATCATATTGCCCGGGTGATCCGTCCTGTTCTAACGGCAATAGGGCTGAATCAAAAAGTCGGCATTTTGTGGATTACTGCAGCTGTGTTCGGGATTGCATATGGTGCGGCAGTCATAGTGGAAGAAGCCAAAGAAGGACATTTTAACCGGGAAGAGCTTGAAAAACTTCATATCTCAATTGGAATTAACCATGCCATGGTTGAAGATCCGACCCTTTTTTTAGCACTCGGACTCAATGCATTCTGGCTATGGGTTCCCAGGCTTATGGCAGCCATACTTGCCGTGCATCTCTATGCTTGGTGGCACCGGATAAAAAGCCGCTAG
- a CDS encoding TetR/AcrR family transcriptional regulator C-terminal domain-containing protein — MQFFTYKTKQVFERFRKEVEKGKTTKDKLLNLIRHHLKVFQRNRDMAVLYQAETHQSHRLAEDQIKEMSKMYLDIISEIVEQGQQQGSIRKDLYLSLVKRFIIGSVDEVINTWLHSDGKYDLVSMADPLVELFIRGIGSNE; from the coding sequence GTGCAGTTTTTCACTTACAAGACCAAGCAGGTATTTGAGCGATTCAGAAAAGAGGTTGAAAAAGGTAAAACCACCAAAGATAAACTTTTAAATCTTATTCGCCATCATCTTAAGGTGTTTCAGCGCAACAGGGATATGGCAGTATTATATCAGGCCGAAACACACCAGAGCCACCGCCTGGCGGAAGATCAAATCAAAGAAATGTCCAAGATGTATCTTGATATTATTTCTGAAATTGTTGAACAGGGGCAGCAGCAAGGAAGTATTAGAAAAGACCTTTATTTGAGTCTGGTTAAGCGTTTTATCATAGGCTCTGTTGATGAAGTCATCAATACATGGTTACATTCAGACGGTAAATACGACCTGGTTTCCATGGCTGATCCGCTGGTTGAACTTTTCATCAGGGGAATCGGCAGCAATGAATAA
- a CDS encoding PilZ domain-containing protein, with amino-acid sequence MAEKVFVAENHMAVFECPQCKIAKRVDVSKYKDIHQVVRIKVKCPCGHSYKVVLERRKYFRKDVNFPGTYTHVLPDYREDKGAMTVKNLSRAGVKIKLNAEKDFKIGDILTVEFRLNDQQRSFIKKKVVIKKISDLYLGVEFGSVDSSDPSDKAIGFYMFN; translated from the coding sequence ATGGCCGAAAAAGTGTTTGTCGCAGAAAACCATATGGCGGTATTTGAATGCCCGCAATGTAAAATAGCAAAGAGAGTGGATGTTTCCAAGTATAAGGATATCCACCAGGTGGTCAGGATAAAGGTCAAATGCCCATGTGGACATTCCTATAAGGTTGTTCTGGAAAGAAGAAAATATTTCAGGAAAGATGTTAATTTCCCGGGTACATATACGCATGTTCTTCCCGATTACAGAGAAGACAAGGGGGCAATGACCGTAAAAAATCTGTCCCGCGCAGGCGTCAAGATCAAACTCAATGCTGAGAAAGACTTCAAAATAGGCGATATCCTTACCGTGGAATTTCGGCTTAATGATCAGCAAAGGTCATTCATCAAAAAAAAGGTTGTAATAAAAAAAATATCCGACCTTTACTTGGGTGTTGAGTTTGGTTCGGTAGATTCTTCTGACCCAAGCGATAAGGCCATCGGGTTTTATATGTTTAACTAG
- a CDS encoding glycosyltransferase family 4 protein, translated as MHTCTYCGKTHHVGFVSTRLAGTDGVSLETEKWTDVFENEGFCCFYFAGELDRPEKCSYLVEQAHFKHPDIKDIHRKCFGVNKRDRKTTDKIYQLKTILKDHLYKFIKKFDIELLIPQNALTIPLNLPLGIALTQVISETGIPTIAHHHDFFWERQHFLTNGVWEYLNMAFPPHLPSISHVVINSSGDHQLGLRTGISSTIIPNVMDFENSPPPVDKYASDVRQALGVEDDELLILQPTRVVKRKGIEHAIELVHRLGMKAKLVISHASGDEGYDYQNRVKEYSNMLGVNTVFVSEIINERRGKTKDGRKIYTLEDIYPHADLVTYPSNYEGFGNAFLEAIYFRKPIVVNTYSIYSMDIKPKGFSVVELDGYVTEKAVEQTRRVLQNPELCERMVEKNYQIATRYFSYKVLRKKLKALIFDCIACHPGENC; from the coding sequence ATGCATACCTGTACCTACTGCGGAAAAACACATCATGTCGGATTTGTTTCCACACGGCTGGCAGGCACGGACGGGGTTTCGCTGGAAACCGAAAAATGGACGGATGTTTTTGAAAACGAAGGGTTTTGCTGTTTTTATTTTGCAGGAGAACTGGACAGGCCGGAGAAATGTTCATACCTGGTGGAGCAAGCCCATTTTAAACACCCGGATATAAAAGATATTCATCGAAAATGTTTTGGAGTAAACAAGCGCGACAGAAAAACCACAGATAAGATTTACCAATTAAAGACGATTTTAAAGGATCACCTGTATAAATTTATCAAAAAATTCGATATTGAGCTCCTCATTCCGCAAAATGCCTTAACCATTCCGTTGAATCTTCCATTAGGGATTGCCCTTACACAGGTCATTTCCGAAACCGGAATTCCGACCATTGCACACCATCATGATTTTTTCTGGGAACGGCAGCACTTTCTGACCAACGGGGTCTGGGAATATCTTAACATGGCATTTCCGCCCCATCTTCCGTCAATCAGCCATGTGGTGATAAACTCTTCCGGGGATCATCAACTGGGTCTGAGAACCGGTATTTCATCCACCATCATTCCCAATGTGATGGACTTTGAAAATTCACCTCCTCCGGTTGATAAATATGCTTCGGATGTTCGCCAGGCTCTGGGTGTTGAAGATGATGAACTTTTGATTTTACAACCCACCCGTGTGGTAAAGCGGAAGGGGATTGAGCATGCCATCGAGCTTGTCCACAGACTGGGGATGAAAGCAAAACTGGTTATTTCACATGCGTCAGGTGATGAGGGGTATGACTATCAAAACAGGGTGAAGGAATACTCAAACATGCTGGGGGTGAATACTGTTTTTGTTTCCGAGATTATTAATGAGCGCAGGGGAAAAACCAAAGACGGAAGAAAAATATATACCCTGGAAGACATTTACCCCCATGCCGACCTCGTCACTTACCCGTCCAACTACGAAGGCTTCGGCAATGCCTTTTTAGAAGCGATTTACTTTCGTAAGCCCATCGTGGTAAATACGTATTCGATTTATTCAATGGATATCAAGCCGAAAGGATTTTCAGTGGTTGAACTTGACGGATACGTCACGGAAAAGGCCGTTGAGCAAACCAGACGGGTTCTGCAAAATCCTGAACTTTGCGAAAGAATGGTTGAAAAAAACTACCAAATTGCCACCCGCTATTTTTCCTACAAAGTCCTGCGGAAGAAGCTGAAAGCCTTGATCTTTGACTGCATTGCCTGCCATCCCGGCGAAAATTGCTAA